The Labeo rohita strain BAU-BD-2019 chromosome 19, IGBB_LRoh.1.0, whole genome shotgun sequence genome window below encodes:
- the LOC127181551 gene encoding uncharacterized protein LOC127181551 — protein MDSMYENSSFILSTVASDVKCSQYKGNSTEMQENEREVYLPKWTKVLLIVFAVCLLFALGGLCIMGILYVHVSMQLSAQKTNNTIMTRQLEELTTNYTRVREQLNINNIMVRKSEELKANYTKVREQLSFYEAFKAQSLNCDMTSTTFKGKLYFFSCDKLNWLCSRAFCVSKGADLVTITSQTEQRFLLSKIKDWNWIGLNDLETEGHWVWVNNQTLNETGVQFWHKRTSEKSEPDNWKEDDHTGENCAIVKNDVNYLDRWFDVSCNYQMKFICEKKYQFASVTDANHSDGNDYRCISRMLNVPVSTVGAIIRKWKEHQFTINRPRSGAPRKKPVRGVQRIIRRVLQEPRTTQAELQEDLASAETITYSNVQFIDILEVLTEDPRTGDPTRDPYGFGLGVVPKKAKDAIAEKCTKVCAKDLRAFSMFETPTFIELAQTILDTGSTHGRCNVKDLLPSGVTLSRFTQKKYESLTAELLPTIKKAIAEGLACGASTDMWTDDHRKVSYNCITLHYIDDNWEFNNKIDRLVFVSDQAANVQAALSQWVHKSCLAHILNTVLKHTFKKSNEGDEEEDGNEEELQQVRACIEQCKTLTTFFKHSGLQLRLKQSLKQECETRWNTKLEMVKYVLNAFVDIQSILFERGEMHRMSHISKDILQMLIHFLQPFKEATEELSGSKYCTINLVALWKSTLLTHCQLSQDDPLPLRIMKHRCMGLISERIVLGHHEKLGVLLWPKFKQLWMFTPEEKKEIYESACRELASLPKRAATTEVNAQQNQVEDTEMARSVPPPGPVPLFSQWPDIENAELDTGLDELHRNGPNGPKWTKVILIVLGFSLVFALGGLCALLMVYKNTLANFESLNKKHVMVSMQLSAQEKNGTAMKKEFNDLTARYNSLKERLSFFKAQSCNLSVDGWIACRGKLYLFSSDKLNWSRSREVCVSKGADLVTITSQTEQDVLVSKIKQTHWIGLNDLETEGRWVWVNNQTLTETKVQFWFSEKQREPDNWSKQDPSGENCASLGDDNGNFQSWFDASCKKKKKFICEKKYRFTPISDSN, from the exons ATGGATTCAATGTATGAAAATTCTAGTTTCATACTTTCAACAGTTGCTTCAGATGTAAAATGCTCTCAATACAAAG GTAACTCCACCGAAATGCAAGAAAATGAGAGAGAGGTTTATCTCCCTAAGTGGACTAAAGTTCTCCTGATTGTTTTTGCTGTCTGTCTGCTTTTTGCTCTTGGAGGTCTCTGTATTATGGGGATACTGT ATGTCCATGTTTCAATGCAATTGTCTGCACAGAAAACTAACAACACAA TCATGACAAGACAGCTTGAGGAACTTACAACCAATTACACCAGAGTTAGAGAACAACTCAACATCAATAACA TCATGGTGAGAAAGTCTGAGGAACTTAAGGCCAACTACACCAAAGTTAGAGAACAACTGTCCTTTTATGAAG cctttaaaGCTCAGTCTTTGAACTGTGACATGACCTCAACAACTTTTAAAGGAAAGTTGTACTTCTTCAGCTGTGATAAACTGAACTGGCTATGCAGTCGTGCTTTCTGTGTCTCAAAAGGAGCTGATCTGGTCACCATAACCAGCCAAACAGAACAG AGGTTTCTGCTTTCTAAAATTAAAGACTGGAACTGGATTGGCCTCAATGATCTGGAAACTGAAGGACACTGGGTTTGGGTGAATAACCAAACTCTCAATGAAACTGGAGTACA GTTTTGGCACAAGAGGACATCTGAGAAAAGTGAACCTGATAACTGGAAAGAAGACGATCACACTGGAGAAAACTGtgcaattgtgaaaaatgatGTCAACTATTTAGACAGATGGTTTGATGTTTCTTGCAATTATCAGATGAAGTTTATCTGTGAAAAGAAATATCAGTTTGCCTCTGTCACTGATGCTAAT CATTCTGATGGGAATGATTATAGGTGCATTTCCAGAATGCTGAATGTTCCTGTGAGTACTGTGGGGGCCATTATCCGAAAATGGAAAGAGCATCAGTTCACCATAAACCGGCCACGATCAGGTGCTCCACGTAAGAAACCTGTCCGAGGAGTCCAAAGAATAATCAGGAGAGTTCTCCAAGAGCCAAGAACCACTCAGGCAGAACTTCAGGAAGACCTTGCATCAGCAG AGACCATCACATATTCAAACGTGCAGTTTATAGATATTCTAGAGGTCTTAACAGAGGACCCAAGAACCGGGGACCCGACCCGGGACCCGTACGGGTTCGG ACTGGGAGTCGTTCCAAAAAAAGCTAAGGATGCCATTGCGGAAAAATGCACAAAAGTGTGTGCGAAGGATTTAAGGGCCTTTAGCATGTTTGAAACACCCACGTTCATTGAGCTGGCTCAAACAATATTGGACACGGGATCAACACATGGCCGGTGTAATGTGAAGGACCTACTTCCATCTGGTGTGACGTTATCCCGTTTCACACAAAAGAAATATGAAAGTCTCACGGCAGAGCTCCTCCCAACAATTAAGAAAGCCATAGCTGAGGGGCTGGCATGTGGAGCATCCACAGATATGTGGACAGATGACCACAGAAAGGTCAGTTACAACTGCATCACACTGCATTACATAGATGATAACTGGGAGTTTAATA ATAAGATTGACAGACTGGTGTTTGTCAGTGACCAAGCTGCAAATGTGCAGGCAGCACTCTCCCAATGGGTGCACAAAAGCTGTTTAGCACACATACTGAATACCGTGCTAAAGCACACTTTTAAGAAGTCTAATGAAGGTGATGAAGAAGAAGATGGAAATGAGGAAGAACTGCAACAAGTAAGAGCCTGCATTGAGCAATGCAAGACCCTgacaacatttttcaaacacTCTGGATTACAACTTAGACTCAAGCAGTCTTTGAAACAAGAATGTGAAACAAGATGGAACACTAAACTGGAGATGGTCAAATATGTGCTTAATGCATTTGTTGACATTCAGTCCATTCTGTTTGAACGAGGAGAGATGCATCGCATGAGTCACATTTCCAAAGACATTCTTCAGATGCTGATCCATTTCCTGCAGCCTTTCAAGGAGGCAACTGAAGAGCTCAGTGGATCAAAATATTGTACAATAAACTTGGTGGCCCTCTGGAAATCCACTCTCCTTACCCATTGCCAGTTGTCCCAAGATGATCCACTGCCACTTAGGATAATGAAACATAG gTGCATGGGACTTATTTCTGAACGGATTGTTTTGGGACACCACGAAAAGCTCGGTGTGCTGCTCTGGCCAAAATTCAAGCAGCTTTGGATGTTCACCCCAGAAgagaaaaaggaaatatatGAAAGTGCATGTAGAGAGTTGGCCAGCCTCCCTAAAAGAGCTGCTACAACTGAGGTGAATGCCCAACAAAACCAAGTAGAAGATACAGAGATGGCTAGGTCAGTACCACCACCAGGACCAGTGCCACTCTTTAGCCAGTGGCCGGACATAGAGAATGCTGAACTGGACACAGGACTTGACGAA CTCCACAGAAATGGGCCAAATGGGCCAAAATGGACTAAAGTTATTCTGATTGTTCTGGGTTTCTCTCTTGTTTTTGCTCTTGGAGGTCTCTGTGCTTTGTTGATGGTTT ATAAAAACACGCTTGCCAATTTTGAATCACTGAACAAGAAGCACGTTATGGTTTCAATGCAACTGTCAGCTCAAGAGAAGAACGGCACAG cCATGAAGAAAGAGTTTAATGATCTTACAGCCAGATACAACTCACTTAAAGAAAGGCTGTCCTTTTTTAAAG CTCAGTCTTGTAATCTGTCTGTGGATGGCTGGATAGCTTGCCGTGGAAAGCTGTATTTATTCAGCTCTGATAAACTGAACTGGTCAAGAAGTCGAGAGGTGTGTGTTTCTAAAGGAGCCGATCTAGTCACCATAACCAGCCAAACAGAACAG